In a genomic window of Niallia taxi:
- a CDS encoding CPBP family intramembrane glutamic endopeptidase produces the protein MKKLIKNKYIWTFVTYLFIMTILPIGIQLLLDLFGVGTTKSMSFGDYQISTAMLSVILNFLILFIILGFIIFLYFKTSLFQWRKPKVKGKDFLYAIFVFFGGKFVTVIVMVIIALLFGLNMEEAPQNQQAVEVLIHTSYITIIQVTILAPIIEEFFFRKVIIGHVFSKYKYVGLIFSSLLFGGMHMMAGFSLTGMILYSGLGFFLGLVYIRTNRIETSIIAHGFNNLVSYLLVLLIR, from the coding sequence TTGAAGAAACTCATCAAGAATAAATATATATGGACTTTTGTGACATACCTGTTTATCATGACAATCTTGCCTATCGGAATCCAACTGCTTTTGGACTTGTTTGGAGTGGGGACAACAAAAAGCATGTCATTTGGAGACTATCAAATCAGTACCGCAATGCTGAGCGTTATCCTTAACTTTCTCATTTTGTTTATTATTCTAGGCTTTATCATTTTCCTTTATTTCAAAACATCTTTATTTCAATGGAGAAAACCGAAAGTAAAGGGGAAGGATTTCCTTTATGCCATCTTTGTTTTTTTCGGAGGGAAATTTGTAACCGTCATTGTGATGGTCATTATTGCTTTGTTGTTTGGACTAAATATGGAGGAAGCTCCCCAAAATCAACAAGCTGTAGAGGTATTAATTCATACTAGCTATATTACGATTATTCAAGTGACCATACTTGCTCCAATTATTGAAGAATTTTTCTTCCGTAAAGTGATAATTGGCCATGTTTTTTCCAAATATAAATATGTGGGCCTTATTTTCAGCTCCCTTTTGTTTGGCGGAATGCATATGATGGCTGGTTTCTCTTTAACTGGAATGATTTTGTATAGCGGTTTAGGGTTTTTCTTAGGACTCGTTTATATAAGAACAAACCGTATTGAAACGTCAATTATTGCTCATGGTTTCAATAACCTGGTATCGTACTTATTAGTGCTGTTAATTCGATGA